Proteins encoded within one genomic window of Bacillus thuringiensis:
- the dinG gene encoding ATP-dependent DNA helicase DinG: MSKRYVVVDLETTGNSWKDGKDKITQIAAVVVEDGEILEIFSSFINPKREIPPFITELTGIDEGMVKQAPLFQDVAPMVVELLQGAAFVAHNVHFDWNFLTEELRQAGYTEIHCPKVDTVELAQILLPTADSYKLRDLAKQHELEHDQPHRADSDALATAELFLQFLNEIEKLPLVTLQSLYELSDVFQSDIADVLSENILKKMMHGKKEAEGYEVYRNIALRKRNYSLNLSETCSSKFDAFLHKTIDKLALNMPKFEKRESQQIMMKEIYTALRDSRFSLIEAGTGTGKTLAYLLPSIYFAKKKEEPVIISTQTVQLQQQILEKEIPLLQKIIPFSFEVALLKGRKHYLCLHKFEYALQEEEKNYDMALTKAKILVWLLQTETGDRDELNIPEGGKLLWNRICSDVHSPGGMQSNWFSRCFYQRAKNKALFADIVITNHALLFQDFSSEEPLFASCEHIIFDEAHHIEEAASRTLGEQFSCMYFQLVLSRLGTLETDDVLSKVYKMMKKTEQASRSTFRMVSHSLKELKFDADELFQMLRVFIFKQTKQEQGISNMPLIYRYNTEVETGKLWDSITELTNRFVYDVRKLLTTLEKQVEILQSKLEWEMHVVTGEFIHLIELLRKMAQSLQLLILEKNSYVTWMETETKGTIHSTVLYGQPVHIGERFADEFLTQKKSVIFTSATLTVNDSFDYIKEELGLHDFAPNTLQVPSPFRFEEQMKLMVSTDVPFIKKASNEEYIESVSAHIAKIAKATKGRMLVLFTSYEMLKEAYTNLKNDEELEGYLLLTQSVNNKSRSRLIRKFQEFDKSILLGTSSFWEGIDIPGDALSCLVIVRLPFTPPHQPMIEAKGEWLKNQGEDVFAKLALPQAILRFKQGFGRLIRTSTDTGTVFVLDRRLTSASYGKRFLQSIPTVPLYEGPLEELLEQLRERPTE; the protein is encoded by the coding sequence ATGAGTAAGCGTTATGTCGTTGTGGATTTAGAGACGACAGGGAACTCCTGGAAGGATGGGAAGGATAAAATTACCCAAATTGCAGCTGTTGTAGTGGAAGATGGAGAGATATTGGAGATTTTTTCATCTTTTATTAATCCGAAGAGAGAGATTCCACCATTTATTACAGAACTAACAGGGATTGATGAGGGTATGGTTAAGCAAGCCCCGTTATTTCAAGATGTAGCCCCGATGGTTGTTGAGCTATTACAAGGTGCAGCTTTCGTTGCACATAACGTTCACTTTGATTGGAATTTTTTAACGGAAGAATTAAGGCAGGCTGGATATACAGAAATACATTGTCCAAAAGTTGATACAGTTGAGTTGGCGCAAATTCTTTTGCCAACGGCTGATAGTTATAAATTACGTGATTTAGCTAAACAACACGAACTAGAGCATGATCAACCGCATCGTGCGGATAGTGATGCTCTTGCAACAGCGGAATTGTTTTTACAATTTTTAAATGAAATTGAGAAGTTACCACTTGTCACCTTGCAATCACTTTATGAATTGAGTGATGTTTTTCAAAGTGATATAGCGGATGTACTTTCTGAAAATATTTTAAAGAAAATGATGCATGGTAAAAAAGAAGCAGAGGGATATGAAGTGTATCGAAATATTGCACTTCGAAAACGGAATTATTCTTTAAATCTCAGTGAAACATGTTCATCTAAATTTGATGCTTTTTTGCATAAGACAATCGATAAACTTGCATTGAATATGCCAAAGTTTGAAAAAAGAGAAAGCCAACAAATTATGATGAAGGAAATATATACAGCACTAAGAGATTCTAGGTTTTCCCTAATTGAAGCAGGAACAGGAACAGGGAAGACTCTTGCATATTTACTTCCAAGTATTTATTTTGCAAAGAAAAAAGAAGAACCTGTCATAATAAGTACCCAAACTGTACAACTGCAACAACAAATACTAGAAAAAGAAATTCCATTATTACAGAAAATAATACCATTTTCATTTGAAGTAGCTCTTTTGAAGGGAAGAAAGCATTATCTTTGCCTACATAAATTTGAATATGCTTTGCAAGAGGAAGAGAAAAATTATGATATGGCGCTCACAAAGGCAAAAATTTTAGTGTGGTTATTGCAAACGGAAACTGGCGATCGGGATGAATTAAATATTCCTGAGGGCGGAAAGTTACTTTGGAACCGTATTTGTAGTGATGTACATAGTCCGGGCGGGATGCAAAGCAACTGGTTTAGTCGTTGTTTTTATCAACGAGCAAAGAATAAAGCATTATTTGCAGATATCGTTATTACAAATCATGCTTTATTATTTCAAGATTTTTCAAGTGAAGAACCATTGTTTGCTTCGTGTGAACATATTATTTTTGATGAGGCTCATCATATTGAAGAAGCGGCGAGTAGAACATTAGGTGAACAGTTCTCCTGTATGTATTTCCAGCTAGTTTTATCTCGTCTTGGTACGCTAGAAACAGATGATGTACTTTCTAAAGTATATAAAATGATGAAAAAAACAGAACAAGCCTCCCGTTCAACTTTCCGTATGGTAAGTCATAGTTTGAAGGAATTGAAATTTGATGCGGATGAGCTATTCCAAATGTTACGTGTATTCATCTTTAAACAAACAAAGCAGGAACAAGGGATAAGCAATATGCCACTCATTTATCGATATAACACGGAAGTAGAGACAGGTAAGTTATGGGATAGCATTACCGAGTTAACAAATCGTTTTGTATATGATGTAAGAAAATTATTAACTACACTTGAGAAGCAAGTTGAAATATTGCAAAGTAAATTAGAGTGGGAGATGCATGTTGTTACAGGTGAATTTATACATTTAATTGAGTTGTTGAGAAAGATGGCACAATCTTTACAATTACTCATTTTAGAAAAAAATTCATATGTGACATGGATGGAAACTGAAACGAAGGGAACAATTCATTCAACTGTTTTATATGGGCAACCTGTTCATATTGGTGAAAGATTTGCTGATGAATTTTTAACACAGAAAAAGAGTGTTATTTTCACATCAGCAACGTTAACAGTAAATGATTCATTTGACTATATAAAAGAAGAGCTAGGTTTACATGATTTTGCTCCTAATACATTACAGGTTCCGTCACCATTCCGTTTTGAAGAACAGATGAAGTTAATGGTTTCAACGGATGTGCCTTTTATTAAGAAAGCAAGTAATGAAGAATATATTGAATCTGTATCGGCACATATTGCAAAAATAGCGAAAGCTACAAAAGGTAGAATGCTCGTCTTATTCACCTCGTATGAAATGTTGAAAGAAGCGTATACGAATTTGAAAAATGATGAGGAATTAGAAGGGTATTTATTATTAACGCAAAGTGTGAATAATAAGAGCCGAAGTCGTCTCATTCGTAAGTTTCAAGAGTTCGACAAATCGATTTTGTTAGGAACAAGCAGTTTTTGGGAAGGGATCGATATACCTGGAGATGCCCTTAGCTGTCTTGTTATTGTCCGCCTTCCCTTTACGCCTCCTCATCAACCGATGATAGAAGCAAAAGGAGAGTGGTTAAAAAATCAAGGAGAAGACGTATTCGCTAAGTTAGCACTCCCGCAAGCAATACTGCGTTTCAAACAAGGATTTGGTCGTCTCATTAGAACAAGTACAGATACCGGAACAGTATTTGTATTAGATCGTCGTTTGACAAGTGCTTCTTATGGGAAACGTTTTTTACAATCAATCCCAACTGTCCCGCTTTATGAAGGCCCTTTAGAGGAATTGTTAGAACAATTAAGAGAACGGCCAACTGAATAA
- a CDS encoding YpmA family protein, which yields MDKKIEVLSTTRIKYSSDLYKIVDSLNRTLKEQDLMFGLALDEKDKETAVFTIYRT from the coding sequence ATGGATAAGAAAATCGAAGTCCTATCAACGACGCGTATTAAATATTCGTCTGACTTGTATAAAATCGTTGATAGTTTGAATCGTACGTTAAAAGAGCAGGACCTCATGTTCGGATTAGCATTAGACGAAAAAGATAAAGAAACAGCTGTATTTACGATTTACAGAACGTAG
- a CDS encoding DUF5590 domain-containing protein, protein MKKWIFTIIIVIVASGIYGAYVYNKAMEKKIPKEAKSVEIAKEKAKLTKVKSVDYYNGNSSYTVVQGVDEKGEQIIVWVPIKKGDVLVKKKSEGIPEKEALQKLAEQATGKGDEPKPKPKEIIKVKLGAQNDIPLWEITYIDQEDRYTYYYLEFQNGAYAGHYSIEK, encoded by the coding sequence ATGAAAAAGTGGATCTTTACAATCATTATCGTAATCGTTGCTAGCGGAATATATGGGGCGTATGTTTATAATAAAGCAATGGAAAAGAAAATCCCTAAAGAGGCAAAATCTGTAGAAATTGCAAAAGAAAAAGCAAAGCTTACAAAAGTAAAATCTGTGGATTATTATAACGGAAATTCTTCATATACGGTCGTACAAGGTGTAGACGAAAAAGGAGAACAAATTATTGTTTGGGTGCCTATTAAAAAAGGGGATGTCCTTGTGAAGAAAAAGAGTGAAGGTATTCCTGAAAAAGAAGCTTTGCAAAAGTTGGCTGAACAAGCTACAGGAAAAGGCGATGAGCCGAAGCCAAAGCCAAAAGAAATTATAAAAGTAAAATTAGGTGCTCAAAACGATATTCCGTTGTGGGAAATTACATATATTGATCAGGAAGATCGTTATACGTATTATTATTTAGAGTTTCAAAATGGGGCTTATGCTGGTCACTACAGCATTGAAAAATAG
- the aspB gene encoding aspartate transaminase AspB: MKLAKRVAALTPSATLEITAKAQALKAEGHDVIGLGAGEPDFNTPEHIMNAAHKAMLEGHTKYTPTGGLQALKQEIVKKFTRDQGIAYDPSEIIVCNGAKHALYTLFQVLLDEGDEVIIPTPYWVSYPEQVKLAGGKPVYVEGLEDNEYKITAKQLREAITEKTKAVIINSPSNPTGMIYSKEELQQLGEVCLEHDILIVSDEIYEKLIYGGAEYTSVAQLSNALKEQTLIINGVSKSHSMTGWRIGYAAGNKQLIKAMTNLASHSTSNPTSIAQYGAIAAYAGSQEPVETMRQAFEERLNIIYDKLIQIPGFTCIKPQGAFYLFPNVKEAVALSGYETVDDWAKALLEEEKVALVPGTGFGAPNNVRLSYATSLEQVEKALERIHTFMKSKVQA, translated from the coding sequence ATGAAATTAGCAAAGCGAGTAGCTGCTTTAACACCATCTGCAACTTTAGAAATTACAGCAAAGGCACAAGCATTAAAAGCAGAAGGTCATGATGTAATTGGATTAGGTGCAGGAGAACCTGACTTTAATACGCCAGAACATATTATGAATGCTGCACATAAAGCGATGTTAGAAGGACATACGAAGTATACACCAACAGGTGGATTACAAGCGTTAAAACAAGAAATTGTGAAGAAGTTTACTCGCGATCAAGGAATTGCGTATGATCCGTCTGAAATTATTGTATGTAACGGTGCAAAGCATGCATTATATACATTATTCCAAGTGTTACTTGATGAAGGAGATGAAGTTATCATCCCTACGCCATACTGGGTAAGTTATCCGGAACAAGTAAAGCTTGCTGGTGGTAAGCCAGTTTATGTAGAAGGCCTTGAAGACAATGAATACAAAATTACAGCGAAGCAGCTGCGTGAGGCAATTACAGAGAAAACGAAAGCAGTTATTATTAATTCACCGAGTAATCCAACAGGAATGATTTACAGCAAAGAAGAATTACAACAGCTTGGAGAAGTATGTTTAGAACATGATATTTTAATCGTTTCAGATGAAATTTATGAAAAATTAATTTATGGTGGAGCAGAATATACTTCGGTTGCCCAGCTTTCTAATGCATTAAAAGAACAAACACTTATTATTAATGGTGTATCTAAATCTCATTCTATGACGGGATGGCGTATTGGATATGCAGCAGGAAATAAGCAGCTTATTAAAGCGATGACGAACTTAGCAAGTCATAGTACGTCAAACCCTACTTCAATCGCTCAATACGGCGCAATCGCGGCATATGCAGGCTCACAAGAACCTGTAGAAACAATGCGTCAAGCATTTGAAGAGAGATTAAACATTATTTATGATAAATTAATTCAAATCCCTGGCTTTACTTGCATTAAACCACAAGGCGCATTTTACTTATTCCCTAATGTAAAAGAAGCAGTAGCTTTATCAGGATACGAAACTGTTGATGATTGGGCAAAAGCTCTATTAGAAGAGGAAAAAGTGGCTCTTGTACCAGGTACAGGATTTGGTGCTCCAAACAACGTTCGTTTATCATATGCTACATCTCTTGAACAAGTAGAAAAAGCATTAGAACGTATTCATACGTTTATGAAAAGTAAAGTGCAAGCTTAA
- the dnaD gene encoding DNA replication protein DnaD yields the protein MKKKMMLQWFEQGSIAIPKLLMMHYKKLGLNETEFMVVLHVHTFLESGNSFPTPSEISERMTITEMKCMEVIQTLIQKGFLSLEGGQRSEAMMCESYSLQPLWEKILHFLMNESIEEEQKEIKQLQVNLYTVFEKEFGRPLSPFECETLGMWEDQDQHHPNLIQAALREAVMSGKLNFRYIDRILFEWKKNGIKTVDQAQNQGRKFRANQQRTQQTTKQETKFTGKVPFYNWLEQ from the coding sequence ATGAAAAAGAAAATGATGTTACAGTGGTTTGAACAGGGAAGCATTGCAATTCCAAAATTACTTATGATGCATTATAAAAAATTAGGGTTAAATGAAACGGAATTTATGGTTGTACTTCATGTACACACATTTTTAGAATCAGGCAATTCGTTTCCGACTCCGTCAGAGATTTCAGAACGGATGACGATTACTGAAATGAAATGTATGGAAGTGATTCAGACATTGATTCAAAAAGGTTTTTTATCACTAGAAGGTGGACAAAGATCAGAAGCGATGATGTGTGAAAGTTATTCTTTACAACCACTATGGGAAAAAATATTGCATTTCTTAATGAATGAATCAATAGAAGAAGAACAAAAAGAAATAAAACAACTGCAAGTAAATTTATATACAGTATTTGAAAAAGAATTTGGAAGACCACTTTCTCCATTTGAATGTGAAACGTTGGGAATGTGGGAAGATCAAGATCAACATCATCCGAATTTAATTCAAGCGGCCCTCAGGGAAGCTGTAATGAGTGGTAAGCTTAATTTCCGATATATTGATCGCATTTTATTTGAGTGGAAAAAGAATGGTATTAAAACAGTAGATCAAGCCCAAAATCAAGGGCGAAAATTTAGAGCAAATCAACAACGAACGCAGCAAACGACAAAACAAGAGACGAAATTTACTGGAAAAGTGCCTTTTTATAATTGGTTGGAGCAGTAA